Genomic segment of Mycolicibacterium sarraceniae:
GGGCGACGTGAGTTTTCTCTGGCACCATCGATGGAAAGAACCACTGAGAGGAGTGCGTCGGAGTTGGGGCTGTTCGACAGGTTCCGGCCCGGTCGCCGGGGCGAATCAGATGTCGCCGCCGACCAGAAACATCTACGGGATTGGGCCGCGCAGCACACTGGGGTCGAGGCATTCGTCGAGCCCCAGACCAGCGTCACGCCGATGACCATCGTGCTGGTGGCCACCGACGGCGAGTGGACTCGTCGTCCGTCTGGCGGTGCCGTCGGCGCCCGCCGGCTCGGTGAGCAGCTCGGGATTCCCGTGTACGACGTGCAAAAGGTCGGCTATCCGCAGCGGATGCGCGACTATGACGCCCGACGGCGGATCGAACGCCGCCGCCAACGAGACCTAGATCTGGAGTCGTGATGACCCTGCGTTATGTCGACGGCAACGATGGGACCCGCCTCGCTGTCTACGAGGAAGGCAACCCAGACGGCCCGACCGTCGTGCTCGTGCACGGCTGGCCGGATTCGCACGCGCTGTGGGACGCCGTCGTGCCGCTGCTGGCCGACAAGTTCCGGGTCATCCGCTACGACAATCGGGCCGCCGGCGCCTCCTCGGGCCCCGCGTCGTTTTCGTACTACACGATGGCCCACCTCGCCGATGACTTCGCCGCCGTCATCGCCGAGCTCAGCCCCGGCCAGCCGGTGCACGTGCTGGCCCACGACTGGGGATCGGCCACCATGTGGGAGTACGTGGCCCGTCCCGAAGCCGTCGACACGGTGGCGTCGTTCACCTCGGTGTCGGGCCCAGCGGCCGATCACTTCAGCCGCTATGTCCGCGACGGCC
This window contains:
- a CDS encoding oxidoreductase, with amino-acid sequence MGLFDRFRPGRRGESDVAADQKHLRDWAAQHTGVEAFVEPQTSVTPMTIVLVATDGEWTRRPSGGAVGARRLGEQLGIPVYDVQKVGYPQRMRDYDARRRIERRRQRDLDLES